In Pseudomonas grandcourensis, the DNA window AAGTTCCATGGGCTGATGCACACAACCGGGCCCAGCGGACGGTGAGCGTCATTGGTGAAATCGTTGCGTGCCTGCACCGCGTAGTAACGCAGGAAGTCCACGGCTTCACGCACTTCGGCGATGGCGTTGGCGAAAGTCTTGCCGGCTTCGCGAGCCAACAGGCCCATCAGCGGCTGGATCTCGGCTTCCATCAAGTCAGCGGCGCGTTCCAGGATCGCTGCGCGCTCGGCTGGCGGAGTGGCTTGCCAGATTGGCGCAGCATTGAGGGCGCACTGGATCGCATTGTCGACGTCTTCGACGGTCGCTTCCTGCACGTGGCCGACCACGTCACGCAGATCGGACGGGTTCAGGACCGGTGCCGGTGCTTCGGTGCTGGAAGCACAGCCGAGCATCGGCGCCGCTTTCCAGTGGTTGTGCGCGGTGGCGAGCAGGGCGCAGGACAGGGAAGCCAGGCGATGTTCGTTGGCCATGTCGATGCCGCTGGAGTTGGCGCGCTCGGAGCCATACAGGTCACGCGGCAGCGGAATGCGTGGGTGCGGCAGGCCGAAACCACCTTCCACGGTCGCCATCTGCTCGATGCTGGCTACCGGATCGGCCACCAGTTCCTGGATGGAAATCGACTGGTCGGCGATACGGTTGACGAACGAGGTGTTCGCGCCGTTTTCCAACAGACGACGAACCAGATACGCCAGCAGGGTTTCGTGGGTGCCGACCGGAGCGTACACGCGGCACGGACGGTTCAGCTTGCCTTCGGAAACTTTGCCTACAACCTGTTCGTACAGCGGTTCACCCATGCCGTGCAGGCACTGGAACTCGTACTGACCCGGGTAATAGTTCTGACCGGCGATGTGATAAATGGCCGACAGGGTGTGGGCGTTGTGCGTGGCGAACTGCGGGTAGATGACTTCCGGCACCGACAGCAGTTTGCGGGCGCAAGCGATGTAGGAAACGTCGGTGTACACCTTGCGGGTGTAGACCGGGTAGCCTTCCAGGCCTTCGACCTGGGCGCGCTTGATTTCGCTGTCCCAGTACGCGCCTTTTACCAGGCGGATCATCAGGCGATGACGGCTGCGGCGAGCCAGGTCGATCACGTAGTCGATCACGTACGGGCAACGCTTCTGGTAAGCCTGGATCACGAAACCGATGCCGTTCCAGCCAGTCAGTTGCGGTTCGAAGCACAGGCGCTCGAGCAGATCCAGCGACAGCTCCAGGCGGTCGGCCTCTTCGGCGTCGATGTTCAGGCCGATGTCGTATTGCTTGGCCAGCAGGGTCAGCGACAGCAGGCGCGGGTACAACTCATCCATCACGCGCTCGTACTGGGCACGGCTGTAACGCGGATGCAGGGCGGACAGCTTGATCGAGATGCCCGGGCCTTCATAAATCCCGCGACCGTGGGAGGCTTTGCCGATCGAGTGGATGGCTTGTTCGTACGAGGCCAGGTACTTCTGCGCGTCGTGCTCGGTGAGTGCGGCTTCACCCAGCATATCGTAGGAATAGCGGAAGCCTTTGGCTTCGAACTTGCTGGCGTTGGCCAGGGCTTCGGCGATGGTTTCGCCGGTCACGAACTGCTCGCCCATCAGGCGCATGGCCATGTCGACGCCCTTGCGGATCATCGGCTCGCCGCTCTTGCCGATGATGCGGCTCAGGGACGAAGTCAGGCCGGATTCGTTGTGGGTCGACACCAGTTTGCCGGTCAGCAGCAAGCCCCAGGTGGCGGCGTTGACGAACAGCGACGGGCTGTTGCCCAGGTGCGGCTGCCAGTTGCCGGTACTGATCTTGTCGCGGATCAGGGCGTCGCGGGTGCCTTTGTCCGGGATGCGCAGCAGCGCTTCGGCCAGGCACATCAGCGCCACGCCTTCCTGAGACGACAGGGAGAATTCCTGCAGCAGGCCCTGGACGATGCCGGCACGGCCGCCGGCGCTCTTCTGGTTGCGCAGCTTTTCAGCAATCGAGGCGGCGAGTTTGTTGGTGGCGTCGCACATCGGTGCCGGCAGGCGAGCCTGCTCGATCAGCATCGGCACGACTTCCGGCTCAGGGCGACGGTAGGCGGCGGTGATCGAGGCGCGCAGTACCGATTGCGGCAGGATGCTTTCGGCGAATTCGAGGAAGCACTGGTGGGCGTGATCCAGAGGCGCGTCGACGCTGTCGTCGGAATCCTTGGTCAAACCGCTCAGCTCGGTCAGGGTTGCACCACCCTCGAGTTTTTCCAGGTAATTGAAGATTGCCTGCTTGATCAGCCAGTGCGGCGTGCGATCAATCGAGGTCGCGGCGGCCTTGAGGCGTTCGCGGGTCGGGTCGTCAAGTTTGACCCCAAGGGTGGTGGTAGCCATGTTTTTATCCTCATGTTTGCCACGACTGCGTGGCATCAGCTGGCGGCAAGATTAGCCGTGCGACTGTTGAGGTGCAACCGGGTGCAACCCTTTTTTGTCGGAATATTACGCAGCTCGTCAGGAAATAAACTCTGGTACGACGGTGCCGCCTCTGCTTGGTGCTTTTTAGGTTGGTTAGCCCCCGTTTTTGCTCCGAAAAGGAGCAAAAAAACCGGGATTGAAGTTTATTTCCGACTGGGTGCAACTTATTCTCGAGAAACTGGTTGCACCTTATTTGCTTTGTTGAATAGCATTCGCGCCCAAGGTGCAACCCGGAAAAATCCGGGTGCTCCGGCTGATGGCTTTCCTGGGGAAACATCAGTCATAAATGCGCGGGAATCCGGATCGTTTGTCAAACGTATGCGTTTGCGAGCGGTTCACCAGCCGCCGCTACATAAAAACAAAGCCAGGGCGTAACTTAATGAGCGTAAGCAATCCAACCCTGATCACGTTCGTGATCTACATCGCAGCAATGGTGCTGATCGGCTTGATGGCCTATCGCTCCACCAACAACCTTTCCGACTACATTCTGGGCGGCCGCAGCCTGGGCAGCGTCGTGACCGCACTGTCCGCCGGTGCCTCCGACATGAGCGGCTGGTTGTTGATGGGTTTGCCCGGCGCGATCTACATGTCCGGCCTTTCCGAAAGCTGGATCGCCATCGGCCTGATCATCGGCGCCTACCTGAACTGGCTGTTCGTCGCCGGCCGTCTGCGTGTGCAGACCGAGCACAACGGTGACGCACTTACCCTGCCGGACTACTTCGCCAGCCGTTTCGAAGACAAAAGCGGCCTGCTGCGGATCATCTCTGCGGTTGTGATCCTGGTGTTCTTCACCATCTATTGCGCTTCCGGCATCGTGGCCGGCGCCCGTCTGTTCGAAAGCACCTTCGGCATGTCCTACGAGACGGCGCTGTGGGCCGGTGCTGCGGCGACGATTGCCTACACCTTTATCGGCGGATTCCTGGCCGTGAGCTGGACCGATACCGTACAAGCCACCCTGATGATCTTCGCGTTGATCCTGACGCCGGTTATCGTGCTGCTGGCCACTGGCGGCGTCGACACCACTTTCCTGGCCATCGAAGCGCAAGATCCAAGCAACTTCGACATGCTCAAGGGCACCACTTTCATCGGCATCATCTCGCTGATGGGCTGGGGTCTGGGCTACTTCGGCCAGCCGCACATCCTTGCGCGTTTCATGGCTGCCGATTCGGTTAAATCGATCGCCAAGGCCCGTCGCATCTCCATGACCTGGATGATCCTGTGCCTGGGCGGCACCGTGGCAGTCGGCTTCTTCGGTATCGCCTACTTCTCGGCGCACCCGGAGGTGGCTGGCGCAGTCTCCGAGAACCACGAGCGTGTGTTCATCGAGCTGGCCAAGATCCTCTTCAACCCATGGATCGCGGGTATCCTGCTGTCGGCCATCCTGGCTGCGGTGATGAGCACCCTGAGCTGCCAGTTGCTGGTGTGCTCAAGCGCCCTGACCGAAGACTTCTACAAGACCTTCCTGCGTAAATCCGCTTCCCAGGTTGAACTGGTGTGGGTCGGCCGTGCCATGGTGCTGTTGGTTGCCCTGATTGCTATCGCACTGGCGGCCAACCCGGAAAACCGTGTACTGGGTCTGGTGAGCTACGCCTGGGCCGGTTTCGGTGCTGCATTCGGTCCGGTCGTGCTGATCTCCGTGATCTGGAAGGACATGACCCGCAACGGCGCACTGGCCGGTATCCTGGTCGGCGCGATCACCGTGATCGTCTGGAAACACTTCGAACTGCTGGGCCTGTACGAAATCATCCCGGGCTTCATCTTCGCCAGCCTGGCGATCTACTTCGTCAGCAAAATGGGCACGCCGACTGCCGGCATGTTCCAGCGTTTTGCTGCTGCAGAGAATGATTACCGCCTGAACAAGTGATGAGTGATGGGTTGAACTCTTCCCATCGCTGATAAAAGAACGGCTCGCAGCTTTAATAGTGCGGGCCGTTTTTTTTGCTTCTCCGATATCCGTGGTGCGAATTTTCCGGGCAGGGTCCTCGGACGTTTCCTTCAAAACCTAGCGGTTTTCATGAAGTGGTGCGATGCGAGTTCCGTCGATAGTCTTTGGTGGTCGCTGACAATTCAGTGACGGGGTGTAGGAACCCGTTAAGACCATGAGAAACGCTTTGGCGTCGACACCTGATTTGCGGCCACCAACGTGCGCCCGTAAGATCTGTTGCGGCGGCTGTGCGCGGGCACGCTTCGGCGTGGTCGAGTTCTCTGGTCTCGATATTCCTACCCCGCGTATGGCTGCCACCCAAGCCTGTAGGAAGGCCGATGGTAGTCCCACTTCTACCAGAGGTTAAAAAATGAAAACAATTCACCCGGACCCACCCTACGAAAAACCAATCCCCCATCCCGACAGCCGCTTCATGGCATTGACCAGCAACTGCAACGATATGCCCACCCTGTTCGTCGACACCCATGCGCCACTCGACATCCTCGCCGATGCCGCCAACTACCGAATTCGCGCAGTTACCCAAGTGCTTGAGAACCTGTCCATGCGCGGTTCGATCGAGTGCGAGTCGTTCATCCTCAGCGATTTCGCCTTGCTCTGTGCAATTACGTTGCGCGATGGCTGTGATGTGCTGGATGTGGTTGGGCGGCGGTTGCGGGCGCAGACGTCGGCTTAGCGCAGAAGGCTTTTGTGGTGAGGGGGTGTGCAGTGCCTCAACTGGCCGCTCGGCTGCGACCCCCTGACTTGCCGGCCGGTAAAAGGTAAACTTCCCGGCCTTCGCAGGAGCAGCCATGAATTATCGTCACGCCTTCCATGCCGGCAATCACGCCGATGTGTTCAAACACCTGACCTTGACCCGCCTCATCGCCCTGATGTCGCGCAAGGAGCAGCCGTTTGCCTATCTCGACACTCACGCCGGCATCGGTCTGTATGACCTTCAGGGTGATCAGGCCAACCGTACCGGTGAGTACCTGGAAGGCATTGCGCGTTTGTGGGATCAGCCGGATCTGCCGATCCTGACCGCTGATTACATGCAAGTGCTGCACGAGATGAACCCGGATGGTCAGTTGCGCTATTACCCGGGGTCGCCGGAGCTGGCGCGACGTCTGACTCGTCCGCAGGATCGCGTGTTGCTCAACGAGAAACACCCGGAAGACGGTGTGCTGCTCAAGGACAACATGGCCGGTGATCGCCGGGTCAAGGTGCACTTGGGTGAAGGCTGGCACGTGCCCCGGGCTTTGCTGCCGGTGCCGGAGAAACGTGCGGTGATGCTGATCGATCCGCCGTTCGAGAAGCTCGACGAGATGCAGCGCTGTGCCGCGTCGTTGAAGGAAGCGATTGGCCGGATGCGCCAGACAGTGGCGGCTATCTGGTACCCGGTGAAGGATCAGCGCGCGCTGCGCCGCTTCTATCAGGACCTGGCCGGTACCGGTGCGCCGAAGTTGTTGCGGGTGGAGTTGCTGGTGCATCCGCTGGATACGCCCAACAGCCTGAACGGTTCCGGGCTGGCGATTGCCAATCCGCCGTGGGGGCTGGAGGAAGAGTTGCGTGAGCTGCTGCCGTGGTTGTCCCAGAAGCTGGGGCAGACCCAGGGTGGGTGGCAGATGGATTGGTTGATTGCCGAGAGTTGATCAGCAATCAACAACCAGTGGCGAGGGAGCAAGCTCCCTCGCCACAGTTCAGGGTTAGTTGCCCGCCAGGCTCGGTGGCATGCACACGCCGGTACCGCCGATCCCGCAATAGCCTTCCGGATTTTTCGCCAGGTATTGCTGGTGATACGTCTCGGCAAAGTAGACGGTCGGGGCCTGGTCGATTTCGGTGCTGATTTCACCGAGACCGGCCTTGGACAGCTCGGCCTGGTAGATTTCCTTGCTCTTGAGCGCCGCGTCCAGTTGTTCCTGGCTGGTGGCGTAGATCGCCGAACGGTACTGGGTGCCGATGTCATTGCCCTGGCGCATGCCCTGCGTCGGGTTGTGCAGTTCCCAGAACATCGCCAGCAGTGCTTCGTAGCTGACCCTGGCCTTGTCATACACCACCAGCACTACTTCGGTGTGGCCGGTCAGGCCCGAGCAGACTTCTTCGTAGGTCGGGTTCGGCGTGAAACCGCCGGCGTAGCCGACCACGGTGCTGACCACGCCTTCGCGCTGCCAGAAGCGGCGTTCCGCGCCCCAGAAGCAGCCGAGGCCGAAGATCGCGAAGTCGACGTCTTCGAAGAACGGGCCGAGCAACGGGGTGTCTTTAAACACAAAGTGTTTTTCAGGCAGGGTCATCGCGGTTTCGCGGCCGGGCAGAGCTTGTTCTTTAGTCGGGAGCACGTTTTTGTTCACCAGAATTTCCGAGCGCAGAACCATGATCAGTCCTCTCAGTCAGGATAATTAGACAGGCAAGCAGTTTGCCCGAGAGTTGGATCGCTGTCAGGCGATTGGGCCACGCGGGTAGCGCTTGAGCTTGTCGATCAGCTCATTGCCCGGGATCGGACGGTCGAACAGGTAGCCCTGGCCGACGTCGCAGCGGTGACGGCGCAGGAACGACAACTGCTCGGCGGTTTCGATGCCTTCAGCCACGACCTTGAGTTTCAGGTTGTGGGCCATGGCGATCACCGCGGAGGTGATTTCCATGTCGTCCTGGTTGTCCGGGATTTCGTGGATGAAGCTTCGATCGATCTTGATGATGTCGATGGGGAATTTTTTCAAGTAGCTGAGCGACGAGTAACCGGTGCCGAAGTCATCCATGGCCAGGGTCAGGCCCAGGCGCTTGAGCTGGTCGAGCTGCAGGTGGGTGTCTTCGGTGGCTTCCAGCAGCAGGCCCTCGGTCAGCTCCAGCTCCAGCAAATGAGCCGGCAGGGCTTCTTCCTTGAGGATGTTGGCAATGGAGGCCACCAGGTCCGGGTCGGAGAACTGCTTGGGCGACAGGTTGATCGCCACTTGCAGGTTGCCCAGTCCGGCGGCGGTCAGCGCTTTGCTCATGCGGCAGGCCTGGCGGGCGATCCATTTGCCGATCGGAATGATCAGCCCGGTTTCTTCGGCGACGCTGATGAACTGATCCGGGCGGATCATGCCCTTTTCCGGATGGTCCCAGCGCAGCAGTGCTTCCATCCCGAGCAGGCGACCGCTGCGCAGGCACAGCTTTGGCTGGTAGAACACGTCGAGTTCGTTCTGGGTCAGGGCGCGGCGCAGGTTGTTTTCAACGAACAGTTTGTAGCTGGCCTCGGCGTTCAGCGCTTCGGTGAACACTTGCACCTGGTGTTTGCCGTTGGCCTTGGCCTTGTGCAGCGCCAACCCGGCGTTGCGCATCAGGGTTTGCGGATCGCGCCCGTGCAGCGGCGCGCAGGCCAGGCCCACGGAGCCTGTGACGCTGATCAACTGGTTGTCGACGAACATCGGTTTGTCGAGGGTCGCCAGCAATTGGTTGGCCACTTGCTGGCCGACGGTGAGGTCGCTGTTGTCCAGCAACACGGCGAATTCGTTGCTGGCGAATCGCGCCAGGCTGCCGCTCGGGATCAGGCTGTTTCGCAGGCGCCGGGCCAGGCTGATCAGCAGTTTGTCGCCGGTCTGGTGGCCGAGGCTGTCGTTGATCCGCTTGAAGTTGTCGATGTCCACCAGCAACAGGCTGATCGGCGCGTCGCTGTCCCGGGCGAAGCGTTCATCGAGGTTGCGGATGAACGCCGGGCGGTTGCCGAGGTTGGTCAGGTTGTCGGTGTAGGCCAGGCGCTCGATGCGCTGCTGGGCGAGCTTGGTTTGGGTGATGTCTTCGTAGATGCCGATGTAGTGGGTCAGCTCGCGGTTGTCGCCGTAAACCTTGGAGATCGACAACTGGCCCCAGTAGGGTTCGAGGTTTTTCCGGCGGCTCTTGAATTCGCCTTGCCAACTGTTGCTCTTGGCCAGCGCCGAAGGCGCGTCGAACAGCAGTTCGCTGAGGTTCTCCAGGGCCGGTAGTTCTGACAGGCGCTGACCGTGCACTTCTTCGGTGGAATATTGGGTGATCGCGGTGAAGCTCGGGTTGACGTATTCCACCACGCCATCGCAGTTGACCAGCAAAAAGGCGTTGGCACTTTGTTCGACCGCACGCTGGAACAGGTGCAGGGCGCTGGTGGCGGCGCGCCGGTTGTGGTTGCTGATAACCTGGGCAAACTGGTCCGCCAGCTCTCCGGCGAAGGCGATTTCATCCGACTGCCAGGCGCGGGTCGCCCCGGTCTGCTCCAGGCACAAGACGCCGACCACCTGGCCATCGACGCGGATACTGGCGTCGAGCATTGCGTTGACGTCGCGCGGGCGCAGGCTTTCGGCCATCTCCCGGGTGCGCGGGTCGCGCATGGCGTTATGAGCGTCGATGGCACGGCCGGTGTGCAGGGCGTCGAGGTAATCAGGGAAAACGCTGACATCGATCGGCTGTGGCAGCAGGTATTCCTGACTCGTGCGGTGATAAGCCGAGATCGGCACCAGCATCGAGCCTTCGAGGTGCCACAGGCTGGCGCAGTCGATTTCGTAAATATCGCAGGCGCTACGGGTGATCAGCTCGGCGGCTTCGCGCAAGGAATTGTTGCTGCTGTAGCGTTGACGGGTGAGCAGCAGGATCAGGTCCTGCTGGGCACGCACTCGCTCTAGGTGCAGCAGTTGTTCCTGCTGGGCGCGCTGATTGAGTTCCAGGGCGATTTGCAGGCGTGAGTTCTGGGTTTCCAGATCCAGGGCCGGTTGCAACGGGTCGTCCTCGAACAGGCCGTCGATGACCAGCAGATAGCCGCGCAACAGGTGTCTATTGTGTTGTTTGAAGGCTTCGCCCAGTTCAAGCAGAGTCAAGGAGCCAGCGGCGGTGTGCAGGGTGTAGCGGATCAGGTAGTGCGTGCTTTCAGTCAGTTGCTGCTGGATCGCGTCGTGCAATTGATAGCGCGCTTGCGGCTCCATCAGGCTGGCGTAGGGCGAGCCCACCAGCGCACACAGCTCAACGGCGGGCAGGCCGAACTGGCGTTCGCAATTGGGATCGAGAAACAGCAGTGCCCAGCTGGGTTCATTAAGCCGTTCGAAACGCAGCATGCCGAGCCGCGAGGGCACAGGCAACTGCGTCACTACCTCGGCCACCATACGGCTGGCGGCATCGGGTTGGCTTTTCATGGAGGGAAACTCGCTTCGAATATGCTGAACGCGCCGGGCTCTCGCCCTCTTTACTGTTGCCTGCGGCAAGGTTGCATCATTGCGACACCGACTGACAAGAGAGATGAAGGCCAAGTGCTATAAGAATATGTCGGCAGGCGATGGGATTTCTTCAGTCAGTGGCAAAAAGTATTGCTATCAGCCGAAAAATCGCAGTTTTGCAAGTATTGCCAATGACTGCGATCGGTTTCCGGGTCAGCGAATCGGGATGCCAATGGACTGTAGAGGCTTGCCCTCCCGGTCGTGGAAATTCACCTGAAGCTGCCTCGCCTCGACGACCAGGTGGGCAAAGTTATCCTGGCTGATCACGTTGCTGGTCAGCTCATGCCGATAGTCGCCGGAGGCGGTGCGGATCAAGGGTTGATCGAGCACGAACGTGGAGGCTGTGGCATAGGGCAACATTCTGCTGTTGCACAGTGGTGACGAGACGATGGTGTGGACTTCGAAGTCCGCATCCTCGCTGTGGGTCAGGCGACTGGTCAGCGAGCCGTGGACATCGCCGGAAATGAACACGACGTTTTTGATGCGGTGTGTGCGTATGGTCTCCAGCAACCGTAGCCGTTGTTCGGGGAAGGCCTGCCAGGCGTCATCATCCGAGCGTTTTTGGTCAGGGTAGAACATGACACTGGTGACCACGAATTTGACCCGCGCCGGGCTGTGGATCAGCCAGTCGCACAAGGCCTGTTCCTGGGCTGCGTCGAGAATGCGTCGGTCAGTGGCCGACAGATTGCGTCGGGTTCGACTGTCGGTAACAAACCATTCGATATCACCTTCAGTAAATTGATACCAGTATTTCTCCAGTCGTTTATTTATCAGTCCATCATCGGTTAGTGCCTGGGCTGGACTATGGCTGGCCTGATACAGCTCATAGGCCCTGATTGCGTTTGCATATAAGTAGTCATCGGACTTGCTCTTGTTGGCGGGCCAGTTGTCTTCTATTTCATGGTCGTCAAGGATCATGTAAGTAGGCAGGTTGGACATTAGCCTGGCGATATTTGTTTGCGAAAATGCCACGCGATATTTATGCAGGATCTCCTTGAGTTCCCGATCCGGGGCAATGATGTTCAAATCATCGACATAGATTTGGTCTCCCGTCATCACCAGCGCACTGACAGGAGGACTGGCTTGCTCCACCAGCCGTGAAATTGAAGCGAAGACTCTGTCGCCCAAGTGAGGGGCGAATGCGATGCCGGCGGTCATGTGCAGATATCGGCAGGAGCCGACAATGTAGGCCCTTGGCAGACCGGCCTGGCTGGAACGGGTGCGCAAGTGATAAACCTGCCGTGGCCATTGCAGCGGCAGTTCCTTCACCGTGTCGACGGTGTGCGCCGGGCTCGTCGGGCTGAACCACCCCGCCTGATACTCATAGTCGGCGTCGGCGGACAGATTGTTTAGTGCAAAGACTTCGCACATGTCGTGCTCGGGTTCGAGTTTCGCAAAGTTACCTTTTGACCAGTGATCTTCGCCTTGTCGTCTATAACGAATCCCGGCAAATACCAAAGTGTCTTTATTGTGTTCGCCGCGCAAAAAAATACGGGCATGATTAGTGGTGGTGTGGCCAATAATCGGGCCGACAGTTGGTTTGAGCATGTTTGAGTCCATTCTGCTGCCAACGAATTGGTTAGCTGGTTGTTTCGGATGTAATAAGTAGTCTTTCAGTCAAGGCTAGTTATTTGGCCCGAAAAAATATCTGGCGGAAATGGATTAGAGTTGTGGGCGATATCAGCCACAAATGTAGGAAGAAGTCTTAAGTAAAAAATTCAGGCAAAAAAAGCCCCGCCAAATTGGCGGGGTTGAGGTACGAGCGTGGCGCTCGGAAACGTGGAACGCAACTGGCCCTCCGGTGAAGGAGGGCCGGTCGGTGTTACAGGAGCATGGTGCGGATGTCGCCCAGCAGATCGCTCAGACGCTTGGTGAAGCGTGCAGCAGCGGCGCCGTTGATCACACGGTGATCGTAGGACAGCGACAGTGGCAGCATCAGTTTCGGCTGGAAGGCTTTGCCGTCCCAGACTGGCTGGATGGTTGCCTTGGAAACACCGAGGATCGCCACTTCCGGCGCGTTGACGATCGGCGTGAAGCCGGTGCCGCCAATGTGGCCGAGGCTGGAAATGGTGAAGCAGGCGCCTTGCATCTCGTCCGACGAGAG includes these proteins:
- the putA gene encoding trifunctional transcriptional regulator/proline dehydrogenase/L-glutamate gamma-semialdehyde dehydrogenase — encoded protein: MATTTLGVKLDDPTRERLKAAATSIDRTPHWLIKQAIFNYLEKLEGGATLTELSGLTKDSDDSVDAPLDHAHQCFLEFAESILPQSVLRASITAAYRRPEPEVVPMLIEQARLPAPMCDATNKLAASIAEKLRNQKSAGGRAGIVQGLLQEFSLSSQEGVALMCLAEALLRIPDKGTRDALIRDKISTGNWQPHLGNSPSLFVNAATWGLLLTGKLVSTHNESGLTSSLSRIIGKSGEPMIRKGVDMAMRLMGEQFVTGETIAEALANASKFEAKGFRYSYDMLGEAALTEHDAQKYLASYEQAIHSIGKASHGRGIYEGPGISIKLSALHPRYSRAQYERVMDELYPRLLSLTLLAKQYDIGLNIDAEEADRLELSLDLLERLCFEPQLTGWNGIGFVIQAYQKRCPYVIDYVIDLARRSRHRLMIRLVKGAYWDSEIKRAQVEGLEGYPVYTRKVYTDVSYIACARKLLSVPEVIYPQFATHNAHTLSAIYHIAGQNYYPGQYEFQCLHGMGEPLYEQVVGKVSEGKLNRPCRVYAPVGTHETLLAYLVRRLLENGANTSFVNRIADQSISIQELVADPVASIEQMATVEGGFGLPHPRIPLPRDLYGSERANSSGIDMANEHRLASLSCALLATAHNHWKAAPMLGCASSTEAPAPVLNPSDLRDVVGHVQEATVEDVDNAIQCALNAAPIWQATPPAERAAILERAADLMEAEIQPLMGLLAREAGKTFANAIAEVREAVDFLRYYAVQARNDFTNDAHRPLGPVVCISPWNFPLAIFSGQVAAALAAGNPVLAKPAEQTPLVAAQAVRLLLEAGIPEGVLQLLPGRGETVGAGLVGDDRVKGVMFTGSTEVARLLQRNIAGRLDSQGRPIPLIAETGGQNAMIVDSSALTEQVVIDVVSSAFDSAGQRCSALRVLCLQEDSADRVIEMLKGAMAESRLGNPERLSVDIGPVIDAEAKAGIEKHIQAMRDKGRSVYQVAIADAEEVKRGTFVMPTLIELESFDELQREIFGPVLHVVRYKRKDIDQLIGQINASGYGLTLGVHTRIDETIAKVIDNVNAGNVYVNRNIVGAVVGVQPFGGEGLSGTGPKAGGPLYLYRLLSTRPADAIEQSFARGDAAAAPDVRLRDAMSKPLTALKAWADSHKFADLSTLCVQFAAQSQSGITRLLAGPTGERNSYAILPREHVLCLAEVEGDLLTQLAAVLAVGGSAVWPEADMTKALFARLPKDIQARIKLVSDWNKDEVVFDAVLHHGHSDQLRAVCQQVAKRAGAIVGVQGLSQGETNIALERLVIERALSVNTAAAGGNASLMTIG
- the putP gene encoding sodium/proline symporter PutP, coding for MSVSNPTLITFVIYIAAMVLIGLMAYRSTNNLSDYILGGRSLGSVVTALSAGASDMSGWLLMGLPGAIYMSGLSESWIAIGLIIGAYLNWLFVAGRLRVQTEHNGDALTLPDYFASRFEDKSGLLRIISAVVILVFFTIYCASGIVAGARLFESTFGMSYETALWAGAAATIAYTFIGGFLAVSWTDTVQATLMIFALILTPVIVLLATGGVDTTFLAIEAQDPSNFDMLKGTTFIGIISLMGWGLGYFGQPHILARFMAADSVKSIAKARRISMTWMILCLGGTVAVGFFGIAYFSAHPEVAGAVSENHERVFIELAKILFNPWIAGILLSAILAAVMSTLSCQLLVCSSALTEDFYKTFLRKSASQVELVWVGRAMVLLVALIAIALAANPENRVLGLVSYAWAGFGAAFGPVVLISVIWKDMTRNGALAGILVGAITVIVWKHFELLGLYEIIPGFIFASLAIYFVSKMGTPTAGMFQRFAAAENDYRLNK
- a CDS encoding 23S rRNA (adenine(2030)-N(6))-methyltransferase RlmJ; translated protein: MNYRHAFHAGNHADVFKHLTLTRLIALMSRKEQPFAYLDTHAGIGLYDLQGDQANRTGEYLEGIARLWDQPDLPILTADYMQVLHEMNPDGQLRYYPGSPELARRLTRPQDRVLLNEKHPEDGVLLKDNMAGDRRVKVHLGEGWHVPRALLPVPEKRAVMLIDPPFEKLDEMQRCAASLKEAIGRMRQTVAAIWYPVKDQRALRRFYQDLAGTGAPKLLRVELLVHPLDTPNSLNGSGLAIANPPWGLEEELRELLPWLSQKLGQTQGGWQMDWLIAES
- the msrA gene encoding peptide-methionine (S)-S-oxide reductase MsrA; protein product: MVLRSEILVNKNVLPTKEQALPGRETAMTLPEKHFVFKDTPLLGPFFEDVDFAIFGLGCFWGAERRFWQREGVVSTVVGYAGGFTPNPTYEEVCSGLTGHTEVVLVVYDKARVSYEALLAMFWELHNPTQGMRQGNDIGTQYRSAIYATSQEQLDAALKSKEIYQAELSKAGLGEISTEIDQAPTVYFAETYHQQYLAKNPEGYCGIGGTGVCMPPSLAGN
- a CDS encoding EAL domain-containing protein; protein product: MKSQPDAASRMVAEVVTQLPVPSRLGMLRFERLNEPSWALLFLDPNCERQFGLPAVELCALVGSPYASLMEPQARYQLHDAIQQQLTESTHYLIRYTLHTAAGSLTLLELGEAFKQHNRHLLRGYLLVIDGLFEDDPLQPALDLETQNSRLQIALELNQRAQQEQLLHLERVRAQQDLILLLTRQRYSSNNSLREAAELITRSACDIYEIDCASLWHLEGSMLVPISAYHRTSQEYLLPQPIDVSVFPDYLDALHTGRAIDAHNAMRDPRTREMAESLRPRDVNAMLDASIRVDGQVVGVLCLEQTGATRAWQSDEIAFAGELADQFAQVISNHNRRAATSALHLFQRAVEQSANAFLLVNCDGVVEYVNPSFTAITQYSTEEVHGQRLSELPALENLSELLFDAPSALAKSNSWQGEFKSRRKNLEPYWGQLSISKVYGDNRELTHYIGIYEDITQTKLAQQRIERLAYTDNLTNLGNRPAFIRNLDERFARDSDAPISLLLVDIDNFKRINDSLGHQTGDKLLISLARRLRNSLIPSGSLARFASNEFAVLLDNSDLTVGQQVANQLLATLDKPMFVDNQLISVTGSVGLACAPLHGRDPQTLMRNAGLALHKAKANGKHQVQVFTEALNAEASYKLFVENNLRRALTQNELDVFYQPKLCLRSGRLLGMEALLRWDHPEKGMIRPDQFISVAEETGLIIPIGKWIARQACRMSKALTAAGLGNLQVAINLSPKQFSDPDLVASIANILKEEALPAHLLELELTEGLLLEATEDTHLQLDQLKRLGLTLAMDDFGTGYSSLSYLKKFPIDIIKIDRSFIHEIPDNQDDMEITSAVIAMAHNLKLKVVAEGIETAEQLSFLRRHRCDVGQGYLFDRPIPGNELIDKLKRYPRGPIA
- a CDS encoding alkaline phosphatase D family protein produces the protein MLKPTVGPIIGHTTTNHARIFLRGEHNKDTLVFAGIRYRRQGEDHWSKGNFAKLEPEHDMCEVFALNNLSADADYEYQAGWFSPTSPAHTVDTVKELPLQWPRQVYHLRTRSSQAGLPRAYIVGSCRYLHMTAGIAFAPHLGDRVFASISRLVEQASPPVSALVMTGDQIYVDDLNIIAPDRELKEILHKYRVAFSQTNIARLMSNLPTYMILDDHEIEDNWPANKSKSDDYLYANAIRAYELYQASHSPAQALTDDGLINKRLEKYWYQFTEGDIEWFVTDSRTRRNLSATDRRILDAAQEQALCDWLIHSPARVKFVVTSVMFYPDQKRSDDDAWQAFPEQRLRLLETIRTHRIKNVVFISGDVHGSLTSRLTHSEDADFEVHTIVSSPLCNSRMLPYATASTFVLDQPLIRTASGDYRHELTSNVISQDNFAHLVVEARQLQVNFHDREGKPLQSIGIPIR